In one Solanum lycopersicum chromosome 11, SLM_r2.1 genomic region, the following are encoded:
- the LOC101257732 gene encoding probable serine/threonine-protein kinase PBL3 isoform X2, protein MGICFGKPVKLAHASSSLMSGPGSERKESSHSCRQTLQGSSGNALKSCKGDLSATCNLKSFTFNDLKNATRNFRADSLLGEGGFGYVFKGWLDENTLAPCKSGTGMVVAVKKLKSESCQGHREWLAEVNYLGQLHHENLVTLIGYCVESDNRLLVYEFMTKGSLENHLFRKGVQLMTWGKRMRIAVDVARGLSFLHSLDANVIYRDLKASNILLDSEFNAKLSDFGLARDGPDGDRTHVSTRVIGTRGYAAPEYVATGHLTPKNDVYSFGVVLLELLSGKRATGEENPGGAEETLVEWARPFLSDSRRVLRIMDTRLGGQYSKKGAQAAAALALRCLHVDPKLRPTMDEVLATLELLPTPKDNTKTSPPQANYNAPNDKICHPQKRYVTHSR, encoded by the exons atggGGATTTGCTTTGGTAAACCTGTTAAGCTTGCTCATGCCTCTTCTAGTTTGATGTCTG GCCCCGGCAGTGAGAGAAAGGAGTCAAGTCATTCTTGTAGACAGACACTTCAGGGAAGTTCAGGAAATGCTCTCAAGTCTTGTAAAGGTGATCTATCAGCCACTTGTAATCTCAAGTCCTTTACCTTCAATGACCTCAAAAATGCAACTAGGAATTTTCGAGCTGACAGTCTTCTCGGTGAGGGAGGATTTGGATATGTCTTCAAAGGATGGCTAGATGAAAATACACTTGCTCCCTGCAAATCTGGAACTGGGATGGTAGTGGCTGTCAAGAAACTTAAGTCAGAAAGCTGCCAGGGCCACAGAGAATGGCTT GCAGAGGTTAACTACTTAGGGCAGCTTCACCACGAAAATCTTGTGACGTTGATTGGATATTGTGTAGAATCTGATAACCGGCTTCTAGTATACGAGTTTATGACCAAAGGAAGCTTGGAAAATCATCTATTCAGAA AAGGAGTTCAGCTTATGACTTGGGGTAAACGGATGCGTATTGCAGTTGATGTTGCACGAGGGTTATCCTTTTTACATAGTCTGGATGCTAATGTGATCTACCGGGACCTCAAAGCTTCCAACATTCTACTTGATTCG GAGTTTAATGCAAAACTATCAGACTTTGGCCTCGCACGAGATGGTCCTGATGGAGATAGAACTCATGTTTCAACCAGGGTAATAGGAACTCGGGGTTATGCTGCGCCAGAATATGTTGCAACAG GTCACTTGACTCCAAAGAACGATGTTTATAGTTTCGGTGTTGTTCTATTGGAATTGCTATCGGGAAAACGAGCTACAGGTGAGGAGAATCCAGGGGGCGCGGAGGAAACATTGGTAGAATGGGCAAGACCTTTTCTAAGCGACAGCAGACGAGTACTGAGAATCATGGATACAAGGTTGGGAGGTCAGTACTCCAAGAAAGGTGCACAAGCTGCAGCGGCCCTCGCCTTACGTTGCCTCCATGTTGATCCAAAACTTAGACCAACAATGGATGAGGTGTTAGCCACATTAGAGCTTTTGCCAACACCAAAGGACAATACAAAGACTTCACCACCACAAGCTAATTATAATGCACCAAATGACAAGATATGTCATCCTCAAAAGAGATATGTGACACATTCAAGATAA
- the LOC101257732 gene encoding probable serine/threonine-protein kinase PBL3 isoform X1 — protein sequence MGICFGKPVKLAHASSSLMSDSRTGPGSERKESSHSCRQTLQGSSGNALKSCKGDLSATCNLKSFTFNDLKNATRNFRADSLLGEGGFGYVFKGWLDENTLAPCKSGTGMVVAVKKLKSESCQGHREWLAEVNYLGQLHHENLVTLIGYCVESDNRLLVYEFMTKGSLENHLFRKGVQLMTWGKRMRIAVDVARGLSFLHSLDANVIYRDLKASNILLDSEFNAKLSDFGLARDGPDGDRTHVSTRVIGTRGYAAPEYVATGHLTPKNDVYSFGVVLLELLSGKRATGEENPGGAEETLVEWARPFLSDSRRVLRIMDTRLGGQYSKKGAQAAAALALRCLHVDPKLRPTMDEVLATLELLPTPKDNTKTSPPQANYNAPNDKICHPQKRYVTHSR from the exons atggGGATTTGCTTTGGTAAACCTGTTAAGCTTGCTCATGCCTCTTCTAGTTTGATGTCTG ATTCTAGAACAGGCCCCGGCAGTGAGAGAAAGGAGTCAAGTCATTCTTGTAGACAGACACTTCAGGGAAGTTCAGGAAATGCTCTCAAGTCTTGTAAAGGTGATCTATCAGCCACTTGTAATCTCAAGTCCTTTACCTTCAATGACCTCAAAAATGCAACTAGGAATTTTCGAGCTGACAGTCTTCTCGGTGAGGGAGGATTTGGATATGTCTTCAAAGGATGGCTAGATGAAAATACACTTGCTCCCTGCAAATCTGGAACTGGGATGGTAGTGGCTGTCAAGAAACTTAAGTCAGAAAGCTGCCAGGGCCACAGAGAATGGCTT GCAGAGGTTAACTACTTAGGGCAGCTTCACCACGAAAATCTTGTGACGTTGATTGGATATTGTGTAGAATCTGATAACCGGCTTCTAGTATACGAGTTTATGACCAAAGGAAGCTTGGAAAATCATCTATTCAGAA AAGGAGTTCAGCTTATGACTTGGGGTAAACGGATGCGTATTGCAGTTGATGTTGCACGAGGGTTATCCTTTTTACATAGTCTGGATGCTAATGTGATCTACCGGGACCTCAAAGCTTCCAACATTCTACTTGATTCG GAGTTTAATGCAAAACTATCAGACTTTGGCCTCGCACGAGATGGTCCTGATGGAGATAGAACTCATGTTTCAACCAGGGTAATAGGAACTCGGGGTTATGCTGCGCCAGAATATGTTGCAACAG GTCACTTGACTCCAAAGAACGATGTTTATAGTTTCGGTGTTGTTCTATTGGAATTGCTATCGGGAAAACGAGCTACAGGTGAGGAGAATCCAGGGGGCGCGGAGGAAACATTGGTAGAATGGGCAAGACCTTTTCTAAGCGACAGCAGACGAGTACTGAGAATCATGGATACAAGGTTGGGAGGTCAGTACTCCAAGAAAGGTGCACAAGCTGCAGCGGCCCTCGCCTTACGTTGCCTCCATGTTGATCCAAAACTTAGACCAACAATGGATGAGGTGTTAGCCACATTAGAGCTTTTGCCAACACCAAAGGACAATACAAAGACTTCACCACCACAAGCTAATTATAATGCACCAAATGACAAGATATGTCATCCTCAAAAGAGATATGTGACACATTCAAGATAA